CAGGGATTGCGAGAAGAAGACGAGATCTACGCTTGCATCGTCGATGGGAACCTCTTCCATATCGCCGAGCCGGTATTCGACGTTTTTCACGCCGCTGCGCAGGGCCTGTTCGCGGCCGACTTCAATCATCTTTGCCGAGGTATCGACGGCAATCACTTTGGTTGCCCGCTGGGCGAGCAGGAGCGCAAATGCGCCCTCGCCCGCGCCGAGATCGGCGATGACCATGGGGGGCATCAGGCGCAGGAGTGCTTCGGCCACACCTTTCCAGGACTTGCCGGGAACGTAGTCTTTGCCGAGGCGTCCGGCAACGCTGTCGAAGAAGCTGCGCATCTTGTCCTGGCGCTTCTTGACGACACGCCGCATCGTCGCCTGATCTGCGGCAGCCTCGGGAAGCTCGGCGCACGCCTGTTTCAACAGTCCCTCAAGAACTTGGCCGGAGCCATCCGCGGTAAGCCGGTAAAGGCTGCTCTTGCCGGTGCGGCGATCCTCGACCAGCCCTGCCTGCTTCAACTGCGAAAGATGCGTCGAAATGGTGCTCTGGCCCATGACCAGGATCTCCTGCAATTCGGCGACAGACAGTTCTTCATCGCGCAGAAGCAGGAGGATGCGCAGCCGGTTTGGATCGGCGACAACTTTGAGGATTTTGACAATTGACGGCATAGGCTGAATCTGATACTTATCAAGGTATCATGATGTGACGATATAAGGAGATTCTGGATGGCAACCTCGATATTTGAAACCGCGACCACGGACTACAAAGTCGCCGATCTGTCTCTGGCCGACTGGGGCCGGAAGGAAATCAACATCGCCGAGCATGAGATGCCGGGGCTGGTGTCGATTCGCAACAAGTATGCCGCGCAGAAGCCTCTGGCCGGCGTGCGCATTACCGGCTCGCTGCACATGACGATTCAGACGGCGGTGCTGATTGAGACCCTGGTGCATCTTGGAGCCGATGTTCGCTGGGCGAGCTGCAACATCTTCTCGACACAGGATCACGCTGCCGCGGCTATTGCTGCTTCCGGTGTTCCGGTCTTTGCGTGGAAGGGTGAATCGCTGGAAGAATACTGGTGGTGCACTTATCAGGCGCTCAACCATAAGGGAGGCAAAGGTCCGCAACTGGTGGTGGACGATGGCGGCGACGTGACGCTGCTGATTCATAAGGGCGTCGAGTTGGAAGATGGCGACGACTGGGTTAACGGACCAGCTTCTAGCCACGAAGAGCAGGTGATCAAGGATCTGCTGAAGAAGGTGTATGCAGAAGATCCGCAGCATTGGCACAAGGTTGCCAGCGAGTGGCGCGGCGTTTCCGAAGAGACGACAACCGGCGTGCACCGGCTCTACAAGATGCTGGAACAGGGCAAGCTGCTGGTGCCTGCGATCAATGTCAACGACTCGGTAACCAAGTCGAAGTTCGACAATCTGTACGGCTGCCGCGAGTCGCTGGCCGACGGCATCAAGCGCGCCACGGATGT
This portion of the Acidicapsa acidisoli genome encodes:
- a CDS encoding ArsR/SmtB family transcription factor, coding for MPSIVKILKVVADPNRLRILLLLRDEELSVAELQEILVMGQSTISTHLSQLKQAGLVEDRRTGKSSLYRLTADGSGQVLEGLLKQACAELPEAAADQATMRRVVKKRQDKMRSFFDSVAGRLGKDYVPGKSWKGVAEALLRLMPPMVIADLGAGEGAFALLLAQRATKVIAVDTSAKMIEVGREQALRSGVKNVEYRLGDMEEVPIDDASVDLVFFSQSLHHALHPDRAVQEAWRILKPGGRIVILDLAKHRFEEARELYADEWLGFSESELESMLEKAGFHHAQTSVVHKEPETPQFQTLLAVGDKAS
- the ahcY gene encoding adenosylhomocysteinase, with the translated sequence MATSIFETATTDYKVADLSLADWGRKEINIAEHEMPGLVSIRNKYAAQKPLAGVRITGSLHMTIQTAVLIETLVHLGADVRWASCNIFSTQDHAAAAIAASGVPVFAWKGESLEEYWWCTYQALNHKGGKGPQLVVDDGGDVTLLIHKGVELEDGDDWVNGPASSHEEQVIKDLLKKVYAEDPQHWHKVASEWRGVSEETTTGVHRLYKMLEQGKLLVPAINVNDSVTKSKFDNLYGCRESLADGIKRATDVMVAGKVAVICGYGDVGKGSSHSLRGMGARVIVTEVDPINALQAAMEGFEVTTIEETLGRGDIYVTCTGNLDIITLEHMKLMKDQAIVCNIGHFDNEIQMDLLNQEPGVTKLNIKPQVDQYTFPDGHSIFVLAEGRLVNLGCATGHPSFVMSNSFANQTLAQLDLWANKDTYKVGVYVLPKKLDEEVARLHLEKIGVKLTTLTAKQADYLGVPVEGPFKPDHYRY